One region of Saprospiraceae bacterium genomic DNA includes:
- a CDS encoding OmpA family protein: MLRKIILLVPLLIFASVVVVSAQQSSKSKSKDRFREKDDRRYPVRVQNANEINQEGSDFAPTYFKQGIVFVSSRGKTGPRDPKTGETYAELYYAFFNYNGEPSFPQRVNFTTEKRSNFHDGPVCFTRDNKTAYMTMNNNKDGVIKASKSGKVNLKIYESHYGRPDWSKAVELPFNGDEYNCMHPSITSDGTKMFFASDMPGGYGGFDIYVVERTGSGWGTPVNLGPSINTEKNEIFPFISQSGALFFSSNGRANSLGGFDNYYVNNPLDNPEEVINLGDEFNSSADDLSFIIDDEGKSGFFTSNRARGAGKDDIYRFESPKGLEGVGKPEVNLTQFVVTDAKTGLPLQKAEIRILQPSEDGFISGNKDFYTVDFLPVQDQPNALSLQLVRKGAENLGSADLYSNAEGKAQTELTRYHNYLVLVSLPGYSLKEKLFTVDADKPLTLNFALNEEPVCLRAGGLVTIAGMGTRVANATIKFVHRETGRTEMVRTNWSGEYAACLLMEGDYVVYLERPGFKTENYRIQNLKKGLNPFQETRLEPLTPDATLEASMPLATGIQEGSVIVLDRIFYEYNKSTLNTSAVRYLDALIDLLKRYPEMEIDLVSHTDTRGDARLNQELTDARAENAKTYLVYKGIGSNRIKAYGKGETEPRNRCTDGVECSDEEHQQNNRLEVKIRKVGKLPKP; the protein is encoded by the coding sequence ATGCTTCGCAAAATAATCCTTTTAGTCCCCCTTCTCATATTTGCATCCGTGGTGGTGGTGTCGGCGCAACAGTCGTCGAAAAGCAAATCGAAAGACCGCTTTCGCGAAAAAGACGACCGCCGATATCCGGTGCGGGTGCAAAATGCCAACGAAATCAATCAGGAAGGCTCCGACTTTGCCCCCACCTATTTCAAGCAGGGCATCGTGTTCGTGTCGAGCCGTGGCAAAACCGGCCCGCGCGACCCCAAAACAGGGGAAACCTACGCAGAGCTGTACTACGCTTTTTTCAACTACAACGGAGAGCCTAGCTTTCCGCAGCGGGTGAATTTCACCACCGAAAAAAGGTCTAATTTCCATGATGGCCCGGTCTGTTTCACCCGCGACAACAAGACGGCCTACATGACCATGAACAACAACAAGGACGGGGTCATCAAAGCCAGCAAAAGCGGCAAGGTCAATCTCAAAATATACGAGTCGCACTATGGCCGCCCCGATTGGAGCAAGGCAGTGGAATTGCCCTTCAACGGCGATGAATACAACTGCATGCACCCCAGCATCACCTCCGATGGCACCAAAATGTTCTTCGCGTCGGATATGCCCGGCGGTTATGGGGGCTTCGATATTTATGTGGTGGAGCGCACGGGTAGCGGCTGGGGCACTCCGGTCAATCTTGGCCCAAGCATCAACACGGAGAAAAACGAGATTTTCCCCTTCATCAGCCAGTCAGGCGCGTTGTTTTTCAGCTCCAATGGCCGCGCCAACTCGCTGGGCGGATTCGACAACTACTACGTCAACAATCCCTTGGACAACCCGGAAGAAGTCATCAACCTCGGCGACGAGTTCAACTCCTCCGCCGACGATCTGTCGTTCATCATTGACGACGAGGGCAAAAGCGGTTTTTTTACCAGCAATCGCGCACGCGGCGCAGGCAAAGACGATATCTACCGATTCGAATCGCCCAAAGGCTTGGAGGGCGTCGGCAAGCCAGAGGTCAACCTGACCCAGTTCGTCGTGACAGATGCCAAGACGGGCCTGCCCCTCCAAAAGGCCGAAATCCGCATCCTGCAACCCTCCGAAGACGGATTCATTAGTGGCAACAAAGATTTTTACACGGTTGACTTCTTGCCCGTGCAAGACCAACCCAACGCGCTCAGCCTGCAACTCGTGCGCAAAGGCGCCGAAAATCTTGGCAGCGCCGACCTATACAGCAACGCGGAAGGCAAGGCGCAAACAGAGCTGACACGCTACCACAACTATCTTGTGCTGGTGAGCCTACCCGGTTACAGCCTGAAAGAGAAACTTTTCACGGTGGACGCGGACAAACCGCTCACCCTCAATTTTGCGCTCAACGAGGAGCCGGTCTGCCTGCGAGCAGGAGGCTTGGTCACCATCGCGGGCATGGGCACCCGTGTGGCAAACGCCACCATCAAATTCGTGCACCGCGAGACAGGCCGCACGGAGATGGTGCGCACCAATTGGAGCGGCGAATATGCCGCGTGTCTGCTCATGGAAGGCGACTATGTGGTGTATTTGGAGCGTCCCGGCTTCAAGACGGAGAACTACCGCATCCAAAACCTGAAAAAAGGATTGAACCCATTCCAAGAGACCCGGCTGGAGCCGCTCACGCCTGATGCCACGCTCGAGGCTTCCATGCCGTTGGCTACGGGCATTCAGGAAGGCTCGGTCATCGTGCTCGACCGGATTTTCTACGAATACAACAAAAGCACGCTCAACACAAGCGCCGTGCGCTACTTGGATGCGTTGATTGACTTGCTGAAACGCTACCCGGAAATGGAGATTGACCTCGTATCTCATACCGACACGCGCGGCGACGCAAGGCTCAACCAAGAACTCACCGATGCCCGCGCCGAAAACGCCAAAACGTATCTTGTTTACAAAGGCATCGGCTCTAATCGAATCAAGGCTTACGGCAAAGGGGAGACAGAACCGCGCAACCGCTGCACCGACGGAGTGGAGTGTTCCGACGAGGAGCACCAGCAAAACAACCGTTTGGAAGTCAAAATTCGCAAAGTGGGCAAGCTTCCAAAACCCTGA
- a CDS encoding gliding motility-associated C-terminal domain-containing protein produces the protein MLGLCLFVCDFNGLQAQQGFFNFTPPSPSVYPVLPYPDCAQTLAGAGVMPTVSSNIGAVITASVFDSVASGFSPNDLWTAPTLNLIVVWYVADNQGHTANFTFSISFVDNSPPVLNNTPPPAESYASIVQVPPPPNVTANDCTPVMLTFVQSTPPDTCLAGSFTRTWTAKDTFNNVTTFTQTITIAADVLPPVISFFPQNGSAPCEQLATAYPAWLAQQMSLFQAADASGIKSYTNNAPPNFPPGCTVPLTVVFRATDNCNLFSTATAVFSTSDNKPPTVLAPAKDTVAYCSPSNNHLTRLGAWIQQRGYSNVIDSCSGPVTYIMRIGGMNKDSAGVVAEFLASFANGCGTQQIGSQTYNKVRGKISVDFFATDACGNSAFVNQATFGAIDTLPPVITGSNTTEQCGGGNDNANLQAWINAHGNAVVTDDCSGFTWTNFSYATSDGQNGNGVFNAGPYPQVQAHNCAWWADVTFRATDDCGNSAAITLRFQIVDTQAPVIAGHPDTVTLSCANPVPTLSPAFVTDNCDTSMTLAYAFTVSDSLCPGSYTMNVTWSATDDCGNTGTATQKVLVRDTNGPVFTLVPPNVTFRCDTFVLPPFPTAGVDITATDQCSGVTSIVAQDVSQQNPNPATCGHYTYNIIRTFTATDACGNTSTASQLISVIDNLGPAPGGLLDTTMTCDAQPFPTPPPAPVDACSGPTALPVFVNDVISNGPCDDAYIIIRNWQAEDVCGNTSIIPQNIHVVDTVAPTLSNIPPDVTVECNAIPVPPDASTFNATDNCDETVLVTMNDTEIRNPNTADCNHWTNYLIRREWTATDNCGNARTYTQNISVQDNTGPVIQTVPSVTLPAAPGLCSAMVGIPAPISFYDVCTSQKSAVMLKDTSLLVNTSGGPNNTTPVDTVVFQWSSPNFPPDMPALDPVTLKIFLDIADAEGPTEFFRVYGENGFLIGQTNPNSPPVQCGNSITTFTIPVAQFNDWLTDGELTLTLAPNGTGSDAINALATCAGGRARAELTYQFANPQLPVTLQFSLDGNAPMPYPPSGPFTLDAGTHTVTYTAIDCAGNSSTATTVIEVIDVEPPTVIPPAPSTFYVGQNNCAAIVTLPFPTISDNCDVSGKIVQSSASLPVIFENDPNAGLIPKDIFLTITGLVPNAISNGTLTIRHRGDNDNAPGGEFFRVFDEGNNFLSITSSGTAVGQCSLFHETVINVTANQINAWAAGNGTTSIKLEANDDAGNFTDFIDPCDALLPDMTDGISRVQAVLEYSFAVVAYEIRNSNDELVRFGTLIGNQTTDTLPPGTYTVKYRTNDASGLEGMASFSIMVLDTVRPVAVCQSLTIQVNPSGLPNDTYILQPSEVDNGSWDNCSGTALSFQLSQTDFVCSQAGNNFNVTMTVTDAAGNSSSCSALVSVITTILQPTYDPVCEGGTLRLYANPPTTASTYSWSGPNGFSSNLQNPTLPALIQSQGTYCVTVTGLTGCTATGCVTVMLVTLPDQPIISANKVSFCAGENIVLATPTYAGQNVSYQWFLDTLPGGPVLLGTTMQPIFTISQPAVGAYRYFVRVSADNCVSVNSNLLTATVYPIPPAAVNPNAINLCQCEPLTLNSTTPPQPGLTYAWTGPSGYNSNAQSPLVTNCANPSIHTGIYTLITQQNNCFSAPVTVSVNVGEKPATPQLTGATKVCVGATVTLICTEIQNVNYYEWQSPSFVTVTTQINSLVLNDVMVADSGVWRVRVFKQGCFSDWSAPILVEVEEYPTVVASANTPLCQGGPLQLSASSNIPLPSDNWAWYGPGGWTFFGQPNATRNPAVAGTYMVIGRTKFGCPDTSFVNVTVIDPPVITSVTHTAPVCADGSSAVLQAVTFSDNPPLTYSWTGPGGFMSSAPMPVIPGITAAQNGTYNLVVMDAFGCVSAMKSTTVSIQDPPITPILAVTPPVVCAGADVTISITNANQYPPTTTIYTWFKPNGDTSTTQPFIIIPSVQTPANGNYFNLVTVTGCISDTSAPVNLVVNPIPNSPVVTANTPLCEGDTLKLSTPLVFNATYSWSGPAGTVFIPSANVRNPIIPNINANHAGNYAVTITVNGCSASGEGVNVQVIPRPKQPIIKTPIQDVCLDQAGAILTIQVTDSSQVPGAQYTWYYAPTQTVLSGPGFPIAYQTTDFGNFNHGLNGFYVIASKDGCSSLPSATVQVRFDTIPNINPLAGQDMDACASAPIQLNASNPTPATGFWTQLTTFPGIFDNASSPTAKLTGVIPGVIYQLQWTLSNGGCKNYANDTVFIKTFAPETATVIDSLIQVCYATTVQLNAVQGINVDGYWTQPPGQEMLTGFHIVDPLDPKTEVDSLADGNTNILYFWNLDNGACGISTATVTIRNFGSRADGGADQVLCRNDSCTTLIAQQPPTGESGLWYSNDPTLVFSNPTSHITSVCNLKRGANTVIWMTNNGFCGPQSYDTVQIVYDLQPTAVPDEYSIGFGTVFNFNVLLNDILPQQYSVTVEQPPSGGQLTELAPGLFTYRPNVNFAGEDLMIYKVCNLVCPTATCSTAIVRLNVGTIDECPIFNVITPNDDSVNDFLFIPCIDTGETADNEVTIFNQWGDVVYHAQPYDNNNPWRGQYKGQDLPVGTYFYVIKFNGQVKPKAGFLQLQR, from the coding sequence ATGCCGACGGTCTCCTCAAACATAGGTGCCGTGATTACGGCATCCGTGTTCGATTCGGTGGCCTCCGGCTTTTCGCCCAACGACCTCTGGACGGCTCCCACGCTCAATCTCATCGTGGTGTGGTATGTGGCCGACAATCAGGGGCATACGGCCAACTTCACGTTTTCCATTTCGTTTGTGGACAACTCGCCGCCCGTGCTGAACAACACGCCGCCACCCGCCGAGTCGTACGCTTCCATCGTGCAGGTGCCGCCGCCGCCCAACGTGACCGCCAACGACTGCACGCCCGTGATGCTTACTTTCGTCCAATCCACGCCGCCCGACACCTGTCTGGCAGGCTCATTCACCCGCACTTGGACAGCAAAAGATACTTTCAACAACGTCACCACATTCACCCAAACCATCACCATCGCGGCTGACGTGCTCCCGCCCGTCATCTCTTTTTTTCCTCAAAATGGCTCCGCGCCTTGCGAGCAATTGGCTACTGCCTATCCTGCTTGGCTGGCGCAACAGATGTCTCTTTTCCAAGCAGCAGATGCGTCGGGCATCAAGTCGTACACTAACAACGCGCCACCAAACTTCCCACCCGGCTGCACCGTGCCGCTTACGGTGGTTTTTCGCGCCACCGACAATTGCAACCTGTTCTCCACCGCGACGGCTGTCTTTTCCACTTCTGACAATAAACCGCCAACGGTGCTCGCTCCCGCGAAAGACACGGTGGCTTATTGCAGCCCGTCGAACAATCACCTTACTCGACTGGGGGCTTGGATTCAACAGCGCGGATATAGCAACGTGATAGATTCTTGCAGCGGCCCCGTCACCTATATCATGCGCATAGGGGGCATGAACAAAGACTCGGCGGGAGTGGTGGCGGAGTTTTTGGCTTCGTTTGCCAATGGTTGCGGCACTCAACAAATCGGCAGCCAGACTTATAACAAAGTGCGCGGAAAAATATCGGTTGACTTTTTCGCCACAGACGCTTGCGGCAATTCGGCGTTCGTCAACCAAGCCACTTTTGGCGCGATAGACACCCTGCCTCCCGTCATCACCGGTTCCAACACGACCGAACAATGCGGCGGCGGCAACGACAACGCCAATTTGCAGGCATGGATAAACGCGCATGGCAACGCGGTAGTGACCGACGACTGTTCTGGCTTCACTTGGACGAATTTTTCCTACGCGACTTCCGATGGACAAAACGGAAACGGCGTGTTCAACGCTGGACCTTACCCACAGGTGCAGGCGCACAATTGCGCTTGGTGGGCAGATGTGACCTTCCGGGCGACCGACGATTGCGGCAACTCCGCAGCCATCACCTTGCGCTTTCAAATTGTGGACACCCAAGCCCCCGTCATAGCGGGGCATCCCGACACCGTGACGCTTTCGTGTGCCAACCCGGTGCCGACGCTTTCGCCCGCTTTTGTGACAGACAACTGCGACACGAGTATGACACTCGCCTACGCTTTCACTGTCTCGGACTCGCTCTGCCCCGGCTCATACACGATGAACGTGACTTGGTCGGCCACCGATGACTGTGGCAACACGGGCACGGCGACGCAAAAGGTGCTGGTGCGCGACACGAATGGCCCAGTGTTCACCCTCGTGCCGCCCAACGTCACGTTCCGATGCGATACATTTGTCTTGCCCCCATTCCCAACGGCGGGGGTGGATATCACGGCAACCGACCAATGCAGCGGGGTGACGAGCATCGTGGCGCAAGATGTTTCGCAGCAAAACCCCAACCCGGCTACCTGCGGCCATTACACCTACAACATCATTCGAACCTTCACGGCGACGGATGCTTGCGGCAACACCTCGACCGCCTCGCAGCTCATCTCAGTGATTGACAACCTCGGCCCGGCACCGGGTGGGTTGCTGGACACGACCATGACCTGCGACGCGCAACCTTTCCCCACGCCGCCACCGGCCCCCGTGGATGCTTGCTCCGGCCCGACCGCACTGCCTGTTTTTGTCAATGATGTCATCTCAAATGGCCCTTGCGACGATGCCTACATCATCATCCGAAATTGGCAGGCAGAGGACGTGTGCGGCAACACAAGCATCATTCCGCAAAATATCCATGTGGTGGACACGGTAGCACCCACACTGAGCAACATCCCGCCCGACGTGACGGTGGAGTGCAATGCCATCCCCGTGCCGCCGGATGCCAGCACATTCAACGCGACGGACAATTGCGACGAAACAGTGCTCGTGACGATGAACGACACGGAGATTCGCAACCCCAACACTGCCGATTGCAACCACTGGACGAACTATCTCATCCGCCGCGAATGGACGGCGACCGATAATTGTGGCAATGCCCGCACCTACACCCAAAATATCAGCGTGCAGGACAATACTGGCCCTGTCATTCAGACGGTGCCTTCCGTGACGCTGCCTGCCGCACCCGGTCTTTGCAGCGCCATGGTGGGCATTCCCGCACCTATTTCGTTCTATGATGTGTGCACATCCCAGAAGAGTGCGGTGATGCTGAAAGACACCTCCTTGCTCGTGAACACTTCTGGCGGGCCAAACAACACGACCCCAGTGGATACGGTGGTTTTCCAGTGGTCGTCGCCCAATTTTCCGCCCGATATGCCAGCTCTCGACCCCGTGACGCTCAAAATTTTCTTGGACATCGCCGACGCGGAAGGGCCGACGGAGTTTTTCAGGGTGTACGGCGAAAATGGCTTTTTGATTGGCCAGACCAATCCCAACAGCCCCCCGGTGCAGTGTGGCAACAGCATCACGACTTTTACAATCCCAGTGGCGCAATTCAACGACTGGCTCACGGATGGCGAGCTGACCCTCACACTTGCGCCCAACGGCACGGGAAGCGATGCCATCAACGCGCTGGCGACTTGCGCGGGTGGGCGTGCGCGAGCCGAGCTCACTTACCAATTTGCCAACCCACAGCTGCCCGTCACATTGCAATTCAGCCTCGATGGCAACGCGCCCATGCCTTACCCCCCATCGGGCCCCTTCACGCTCGACGCGGGCACACACACCGTTACTTATACCGCGATTGATTGTGCTGGCAACAGCTCGACGGCGACCACTGTCATCGAGGTGATAGACGTGGAGCCACCCACCGTAATACCGCCCGCGCCTTCCACCTTTTATGTTGGGCAAAATAACTGCGCCGCCATTGTGACGCTGCCATTCCCAACCATCAGCGACAACTGCGACGTGTCTGGAAAAATCGTGCAGTCATCCGCGAGTCTGCCTGTTATTTTTGAAAATGACCCCAACGCGGGCCTTATTCCCAAAGATATTTTTCTGACGATTACAGGGCTTGTGCCCAATGCGATTTCAAATGGAACGCTCACCATTCGGCACAGGGGCGACAACGACAATGCGCCGGGAGGGGAGTTTTTCCGTGTGTTTGACGAAGGCAACAACTTTTTGTCCATCACCTCTTCGGGCACTGCGGTGGGTCAATGCTCGCTTTTCCACGAAACAGTCATCAATGTCACGGCCAATCAAATCAATGCTTGGGCGGCAGGCAACGGCACGACTTCCATCAAACTGGAAGCCAACGACGATGCGGGGAATTTTACCGACTTTATTGACCCTTGCGACGCGCTGTTGCCCGACATGACCGATGGCATCAGCCGGGTGCAGGCCGTGTTGGAGTATAGTTTTGCCGTGGTCGCTTACGAAATCCGCAACAGCAACGACGAGCTGGTGCGCTTCGGCACACTCATCGGCAACCAAACAACCGACACCTTGCCACCCGGAACCTACACAGTGAAGTATCGGACAAACGATGCCAGCGGCCTCGAAGGGATGGCCAGCTTTAGCATTATGGTGCTTGACACGGTGCGGCCAGTCGCGGTGTGCCAGTCGCTCACGATTCAGGTGAATCCCTCTGGTTTGCCCAACGACACTTACATCCTGCAACCCTCGGAAGTGGACAATGGCAGTTGGGACAACTGCTCTGGCACCGCGCTGAGTTTTCAGCTTTCCCAGACGGATTTTGTATGCAGTCAAGCAGGCAACAACTTCAACGTGACGATGACGGTGACCGATGCGGCGGGCAATTCCTCCTCTTGTTCTGCGCTTGTGAGCGTGATAACCACCATTTTACAGCCAACCTACGACCCAGTGTGCGAAGGGGGCACGTTGCGCCTGTATGCCAATCCGCCCACCACCGCTTCCACTTATTCGTGGAGTGGCCCCAATGGGTTTTCCTCCAACCTCCAAAACCCCACATTGCCCGCGCTGATACAAAGTCAAGGAACTTATTGTGTCACCGTGACGGGGTTGACCGGCTGCACCGCCACGGGTTGCGTCACCGTCATGCTGGTGACCTTGCCCGACCAACCCATCATATCGGCCAACAAGGTTTCTTTCTGTGCGGGGGAAAACATCGTGCTAGCCACCCCGACTTATGCGGGGCAAAACGTGAGTTATCAGTGGTTTTTGGATACCCTGCCCGGTGGCCCCGTCTTGCTCGGCACCACCATGCAACCCATTTTCACCATCTCACAGCCAGCGGTGGGTGCTTATCGCTATTTCGTCCGAGTGTCGGCAGACAACTGCGTGTCGGTCAATTCCAACCTGCTCACCGCTACCGTATATCCCATTCCGCCCGCAGCCGTCAATCCGAACGCCATCAACCTTTGCCAGTGCGAGCCGCTCACGCTGAACTCCACGACACCACCTCAGCCCGGGCTGACTTACGCTTGGACCGGTCCCAGCGGATACAACAGCAACGCGCAAAGCCCGCTAGTGACCAACTGTGCCAACCCAAGCATTCACACGGGGATTTATACCTTGATAACCCAACAGAACAATTGTTTCTCCGCGCCCGTCACGGTGAGCGTGAACGTAGGTGAAAAACCCGCCACGCCCCAACTCACAGGCGCCACCAAAGTGTGCGTGGGTGCCACCGTCACGCTGATTTGCACCGAAATACAAAATGTGAACTACTACGAGTGGCAATCGCCCAGCTTTGTCACTGTCACCACCCAAATCAACTCCCTCGTCCTCAACGACGTGATGGTGGCGGATTCGGGTGTCTGGCGCGTGCGGGTGTTCAAGCAAGGTTGCTTCTCCGACTGGTCGGCGCCCATACTCGTGGAAGTGGAGGAATACCCAACAGTGGTGGCCAGCGCCAACACACCGCTTTGTCAGGGCGGTCCGCTGCAATTGTCCGCCAGTTCGAATATCCCATTGCCTTCGGACAACTGGGCGTGGTACGGGCCGGGCGGCTGGACGTTTTTCGGGCAGCCCAACGCGACCCGCAACCCTGCTGTGGCAGGCACCTACATGGTAATCGGGCGCACCAAATTTGGATGCCCCGACACATCGTTCGTGAATGTGACGGTGATAGACCCACCCGTGATTACTTCTGTCACGCACACGGCCCCGGTCTGCGCGGATGGTTCGAGCGCAGTGCTGCAAGCAGTGACTTTTTCGGACAACCCGCCGCTCACATACAGCTGGACAGGGCCAGGCGGATTCATGAGCAGTGCCCCCATGCCAGTGATACCCGGCATCACAGCAGCGCAAAACGGCACCTACAATCTGGTGGTGATGGATGCTTTTGGCTGCGTGTCAGCCATGAAATCCACGACGGTCAGCATTCAAGACCCACCTATCACGCCCATTTTGGCCGTGACCCCGCCAGTAGTATGCGCGGGTGCGGACGTGACCATTTCCATCACGAACGCCAATCAATACCCGCCCACCACTACCATCTACACTTGGTTCAAACCCAATGGCGATACGTCCACCACACAGCCGTTTATCATCATACCCAGCGTGCAAACGCCCGCCAATGGCAACTACTTCAACTTGGTGACGGTGACAGGCTGCATTTCGGACACCTCCGCCCCCGTCAATCTGGTCGTGAACCCCATTCCGAACTCGCCCGTCGTCACGGCCAACACACCCCTTTGCGAGGGCGACACGCTGAAACTAAGCACCCCGCTCGTGTTCAACGCCACCTACTCATGGTCGGGGCCAGCAGGCACGGTGTTCATACCGAGCGCCAATGTGCGCAACCCCATCATCCCAAACATCAACGCCAACCACGCGGGCAACTATGCCGTGACCATCACCGTCAATGGCTGCTCCGCAAGCGGAGAGGGGGTCAACGTGCAAGTCATCCCACGCCCCAAACAGCCGATTATCAAAACGCCCATTCAGGATGTCTGCCTCGACCAAGCAGGTGCCATCTTGACCATACAAGTCACGGACTCCTCGCAAGTGCCGGGCGCGCAATACACTTGGTACTATGCCCCCACGCAGACCGTATTGAGCGGCCCCGGGTTCCCCATCGCCTACCAAACCACCGATTTTGGCAATTTCAATCACGGGCTTAACGGCTTTTATGTGATAGCCAGCAAAGACGGTTGCAGCTCGCTGCCTTCGGCTACCGTGCAGGTCAGGTTCGACACCATTCCCAACATCAACCCCTTGGCGGGTCAGGACATGGATGCCTGCGCCTCGGCACCCATTCAACTGAACGCCTCGAACCCCACACCTGCCACAGGCTTCTGGACCCAGCTGACCACCTTCCCCGGCATATTCGACAACGCGAGCAGCCCCACTGCCAAATTGACTGGGGTGATTCCGGGTGTCATCTATCAACTGCAATGGACACTTTCCAATGGTGGCTGTAAAAATTACGCGAACGACACCGTTTTCATAAAAACGTTTGCGCCGGAAACGGCCACAGTAATAGACAGCTTGATTCAGGTGTGCTACGCCACCACCGTGCAATTGAACGCCGTGCAAGGGATAAATGTGGATGGCTACTGGACGCAGCCGCCCGGTCAAGAGATGCTCACGGGATTCCACATCGTGGACCCGCTCGACCCCAAAACGGAAGTGGATAGCCTTGCCGACGGCAACACCAACATCCTTTATTTCTGGAATCTCGACAATGGCGCCTGCGGCATCTCGACCGCCACCGTGACCATTCGCAACTTCGGCTCAAGAGCCGACGGGGGCGCCGACCAAGTGCTGTGCAGGAATGACTCTTGCACCACGCTCATCGCTCAACAGCCCCCCACGGGCGAATCGGGGCTTTGGTATAGCAACGACCCAACCTTGGTCTTTTCCAACCCGACCAGCCACATCACCTCCGTCTGCAACCTAAAACGCGGGGCCAACACGGTCATCTGGATGACCAACAATGGCTTCTGCGGCCCACAATCGTACGACACCGTGCAGATTGTGTATGACTTGCAGCCCACAGCAGTGCCCGACGAATATAGCATTGGCTTCGGAACCGTTTTCAACTTCAACGTCTTGCTGAACGACATTTTGCCCCAGCAATACAGCGTCACGGTGGAACAGCCCCCATCGGGTGGCCAATTGACCGAACTGGCACCGGGCCTTTTCACCTATCGCCCCAATGTGAACTTCGCAGGGGAAGACTTGATGATTTACAAGGTGTGCAACCTGGTGTGCCCCACCGCGACGTGCAGCACGGCCATCGTCAGGCTCAATGTGGGCACCATTGACGAGTGCCCCATCTTCAACGTCATCACCCCCAATGACGACAGCGTGAACGACTTCCTCTTCATCCCTTGCATTGACACAGGAGAGACCGCCGACAACGAGGTCACGATATTCAACCAATGGGGCGACGTGGTGTATCACGCACAACCTTATGACAACAACAACCCGTGGAGAGGCCAATACAAAGGCCAAGACCTCCCGGTCGGCACCTATTTCTACGTCATCAAATTCAACGGGCAAGTAAAACCCAAAGCAGGCTTTTTGCAACTGCAACGATGA
- a CDS encoding type IX secretion system membrane protein PorP/SprF gives MKKYCLLWVLSFACLTVEAQQEPQLTQFMFNKMAYNPAYAGTFESPTLAAIYRKQWIGLDGAPETQVLSYTQRALNNRIGLGGTLTRHVVGISRNITLDVPYAYHIPVKRGTISAAVQFNVRHLYQNWADERLRPSQMLDNAIPTEAQSKYLVNFGTGIFYSGTHWFAGLAAPRLLNNNIDFLDFDEEMSREVQHIYGMLGTSFYINKDLELTPQALLKYAIGAPFDMDVNTSIMWKRKFYGGLGYRLGGDTNGVGESVDVMFGLQATENLFFCFSYDIGLTRLRRYNSGSIEATVRWWFNPPAQVEGGQIETGRPW, from the coding sequence ATGAAAAAGTATTGCCTACTATGGGTGTTGTCATTTGCCTGCCTAACTGTGGAAGCTCAACAAGAGCCACAGCTGACGCAATTCATGTTCAATAAAATGGCTTACAATCCCGCCTATGCAGGCACGTTTGAATCGCCCACGCTGGCAGCTATTTACCGCAAACAATGGATAGGGCTGGATGGCGCGCCAGAGACACAAGTGCTGTCGTACACGCAGCGGGCGCTCAACAATCGCATCGGGCTAGGCGGCACCCTGACACGCCACGTCGTTGGCATCAGCCGCAACATCACGTTGGATGTCCCCTATGCCTACCACATACCCGTCAAACGCGGCACCATCAGCGCGGCGGTTCAGTTCAACGTGCGGCATCTCTATCAAAACTGGGCCGACGAGCGCCTGCGCCCCTCGCAAATGCTCGACAACGCCATTCCAACCGAAGCGCAGAGCAAATACTTGGTCAATTTTGGCACCGGAATTTTTTACTCCGGCACCCACTGGTTCGCAGGGCTGGCCGCTCCCCGATTGCTGAACAACAACATTGACTTTCTCGACTTCGACGAGGAAATGAGCCGCGAGGTGCAGCACATCTACGGTATGCTCGGCACCAGTTTTTACATCAACAAAGACTTGGAGCTCACGCCGCAGGCATTGCTGAAATACGCCATCGGGGCACCTTTCGACATGGATGTGAACACGAGCATCATGTGGAAGAGAAAATTCTATGGAGGGTTGGGGTATCGGCTCGGCGGCGATACCAACGGAGTGGGAGAGAGCGTTGATGTGATGTTCGGGCTTCAAGCCACCGAAAACCTGTTCTTCTGTTTCTCCTACGACATTGGCCTGACCCGGCTGCGACGCTACAACAGCGGCTCTATCGAGGCCACCGTTCGTTGGTGGTTCAACCCACCCGCACAGGTAGAGGGCGGTCAAATCGAGACAGGTCGCCCGTGGTAA